One window of Saccharopolyspora phatthalungensis genomic DNA carries:
- the prcB gene encoding proteasome subunit beta, whose amino-acid sequence MEPSSAQFPGQALPAAYLTPGSSSFTDFLRATAPELLPGGRKAPEGTVQAPHGTTIVAVTFRGGVLLAGDRRATMGNLIAQRDMEKLFVTDAYSAVGIAGTAGVAQELVRLYAVELEHYEKLEGVPLSLDGKANKLATMLRGNLQAAMQGLAVVPLFAGYDTDADDPERAGRIVSYDVAGGRYYESGGYHAVGSGSLFAKSSLKKRFDPDADVDTAVRAAVEALYDAADDDTATGGPDVSRRIYPSVITITGVDGAVRMPEDQTAEVATTVVNGRLENPGG is encoded by the coding sequence ATGGAACCGAGCTCGGCCCAGTTCCCGGGTCAGGCCCTGCCGGCCGCTTACCTCACGCCGGGGTCTTCCTCGTTCACCGACTTCCTCCGCGCCACCGCGCCCGAGCTGCTGCCGGGCGGCCGGAAAGCGCCGGAGGGCACCGTGCAGGCCCCGCATGGCACCACGATCGTCGCGGTGACCTTCCGCGGTGGCGTGCTGCTGGCCGGTGACCGCCGCGCCACCATGGGCAACCTGATCGCCCAGCGGGACATGGAGAAGCTGTTCGTCACCGATGCCTACTCGGCCGTCGGCATCGCCGGCACCGCCGGGGTCGCGCAGGAACTCGTCCGGCTGTACGCGGTGGAGCTGGAGCACTACGAGAAGCTCGAAGGCGTCCCGCTCTCGTTGGACGGCAAGGCGAACAAGCTGGCGACCATGCTGCGCGGCAACCTTCAGGCCGCGATGCAGGGCCTTGCGGTGGTGCCGCTGTTCGCCGGGTACGACACCGACGCCGACGACCCGGAGCGCGCCGGCCGGATCGTCTCCTACGACGTCGCCGGCGGCCGGTACTACGAGTCCGGCGGCTACCACGCGGTCGGTTCGGGTTCGCTGTTCGCGAAATCGTCGCTGAAGAAGCGCTTCGACCCCGACGCCGATGTCGACACCGCCGTGCGCGCAGCGGTCGAGGCCCTCTACGACGCCGCGGACGACGACACCGCCACCGGCGGTCCCGACGTGTCCCGGCGCATCTACCCGTCGGTCATCACGATCACCGGTGTGGACGGTGCCGTGCGGATGCCCGAGGACCAGACGGCCGAGGTCGCCACCACGGTGGTCAACGGCCGGTTGGAGAACCCCGGCGGCTGA
- a CDS encoding ubiquitin-like protein Pup has translation MSQEKVQRHGGGEGDEEQGPEAAGQERREKLGEDVDAILDEIDDVLEENAEDFVRAYVQKGGQ, from the coding sequence ATGTCCCAGGAAAAGGTTCAGCGACACGGCGGCGGCGAGGGAGACGAAGAGCAGGGCCCAGAGGCCGCCGGTCAGGAACGTCGCGAAAAGCTCGGCGAGGACGTCGACGCCATCCTGGACGAGATCGACGACGTCCTGGAGGAGAACGCCGAGGACTTCGTCCGCGCCTACGTGCAGAAGGGCGGCCAGTAG
- the dop gene encoding depupylase/deamidase Dop, whose protein sequence is MRRIMGTEVEYGIVVPGDSSANPVLTSTHIVLAYAAAADIPRARRARWDYEVESPLRDARGFDLSTAAQQTNGSDGDDLGAANVILTNGARLYVDHAHPEYSAPEVTNPRDAVIWDKAGERVMEEAAIRAASVPGTAPIQLYKNNVDGKGASYGTHENYLMARSTPFTSVIGGLTPFFASRQVICGSGRVGIGQAGEKPGFQLSQRSDYIEVEVGLETTLKRGIINTRDEPHADADKYRRLHVIIGDANLAETSTYLKLGTAALVLDMIEAGQRFDDLKLTDPVQAVHLISHDPTLKQTVELTDGRRFTGLDLQRAYHERAARHLDEHGAERASREVLEAWGEVLELLGGDPMDCADRLDWPAKLRLLESYRTRDSLGWASPRLHMIDLQYSDVRLDKGLYNRLVARGSMKRLVSEDEVREAVTTPPEDTRAYFRGRCLERYPAEVAAASWDSVIFDLGRESLVRIPTLEPLRGTRAHVGELLEAAASAEELVDSLTKG, encoded by the coding sequence ATGCGGCGGATCATGGGAACCGAGGTGGAGTACGGCATCGTCGTGCCGGGCGACTCCAGCGCCAACCCGGTGCTGACCTCCACGCACATCGTGCTGGCCTACGCGGCGGCGGCCGACATCCCGCGGGCGCGGCGCGCGCGCTGGGATTACGAGGTCGAGTCGCCGCTTCGCGACGCCCGCGGCTTCGACCTCAGCACCGCGGCGCAGCAGACCAACGGCTCGGACGGTGACGACCTCGGGGCGGCCAACGTCATCCTCACCAACGGCGCGCGGTTGTACGTCGACCACGCGCACCCGGAGTACTCGGCACCCGAGGTGACCAACCCGCGCGACGCGGTCATCTGGGACAAGGCCGGGGAGCGCGTGATGGAGGAGGCGGCGATCCGGGCGGCCAGCGTGCCCGGCACCGCGCCGATCCAGCTGTACAAGAACAACGTCGACGGCAAGGGCGCCAGCTACGGCACCCACGAGAACTACCTGATGGCCCGCAGCACGCCGTTCACCTCGGTGATCGGCGGTCTGACCCCGTTCTTCGCGTCCCGCCAGGTGATCTGCGGCTCGGGCCGGGTCGGCATCGGGCAGGCGGGGGAGAAGCCCGGCTTCCAGCTGTCCCAGCGCTCCGACTACATCGAGGTCGAGGTCGGCCTGGAGACCACCCTCAAGCGCGGCATCATCAACACCCGCGACGAGCCGCACGCCGACGCCGACAAGTACCGGCGGCTGCACGTCATCATCGGCGACGCCAACCTCGCGGAGACCTCCACCTACCTCAAGCTCGGCACCGCCGCGCTGGTACTGGACATGATCGAGGCCGGGCAGCGCTTCGACGACCTGAAGCTGACCGACCCGGTGCAGGCCGTGCACCTGATCAGCCACGATCCGACCCTCAAACAGACCGTCGAGCTGACCGACGGGCGCCGGTTCACCGGCCTGGACCTGCAGCGCGCCTACCACGAGCGCGCCGCCCGGCACCTCGATGAGCACGGCGCCGAGCGCGCCTCCCGCGAGGTGCTGGAAGCCTGGGGCGAGGTGCTGGAGCTGCTTGGCGGTGACCCGATGGACTGCGCCGACCGGCTCGACTGGCCCGCCAAGCTGCGGCTGCTGGAAAGCTACCGGACCCGCGACAGTCTGGGCTGGGCGTCGCCGCGGCTGCACATGATCGACCTGCAGTACTCCGACGTGCGGCTGGACAAGGGCCTGTACAACCGGCTGGTCGCCCGCGGCTCGATGAAACGCCTGGTCAGCGAGGACGAGGTGCGGGAGGCGGTCACCACACCGCCGGAGGACACCCGCGCCTACTTCCGGGGCCGGTGCCTGGAGCGCTACCCGGCCGAGGTGGCCGCGGCGTCCTGGGACTCGGTGATCTTCGACCTGGGCCGGGAATCCCTGGTGCGCATCCCGACGTTGGAACCCCTGCGCGGCACGCGAGCGCACGTGGGCGAGCTGCTGGAGGCGGCGGCCAGTGCGGAAGAGCTGGTCGACTCGCTGACGAAGGGATGA
- a CDS encoding NUDIX hydrolase produces MSAGDESVAIYDAAGRVVGSATRRRMRAEGLWHAVGEVLVLSPDRKEVYVHRRTDSKDIYPGMHDCWAGGVIAAGEDPEVTARRELAEELGVRGAPVRFLFQTVHQSGSVRFHGFLYETQWDGPIVHQAEEIAEGWWMPLAELRARLRDPQWPFVPDGRQFIKEWFAHG; encoded by the coding sequence ATGAGTGCGGGCGACGAATCGGTGGCCATATACGACGCGGCCGGGCGTGTCGTGGGCAGTGCGACGCGGCGGCGGATGCGCGCGGAGGGGCTTTGGCACGCGGTCGGCGAGGTGCTCGTGCTCTCCCCGGACCGCAAGGAGGTCTACGTGCACCGCCGCACCGACAGCAAGGACATCTATCCCGGCATGCACGACTGCTGGGCCGGTGGGGTGATTGCCGCCGGGGAGGACCCGGAAGTCACCGCGCGGCGCGAACTGGCCGAGGAACTCGGGGTGCGCGGGGCGCCGGTCCGCTTCCTGTTCCAAACCGTCCACCAGTCGGGCAGCGTGCGGTTCCACGGGTTCCTCTACGAGACGCAGTGGGACGGCCCGATCGTCCACCAGGCCGAAGAAATCGCCGAGGGCTGGTGGATGCCCCTGGCGGAGCTCCGCGCGCGGCTGAGGGACCCGCAGTGGCCGTTCGTCCCGGACGGGCGTCAGTTCATCAAGGAGTGGTTCGCCCACGGATGA
- a CDS encoding aldo/keto reductase: MIPAQQPVQRIGLGLAALGRPAYINVGRTDVLPVQRTAQAMRERTRTVLDAAYANGIRWVDTARSYGSAEQFLADWLRERGHQDVAVSSKWGYAYVAQWRIETEVHEVKEHSVERLRTQWAETRTLLGDRIDLYQVHSLTTGSPLFEDLALQYELARIRDAGVQLGFSTSGAAQGETIERAWEIEVGGRQLFGAVQSTWNTLEPSVGRTLAEVHTGGWRVLVKETLANGRLAVDAPPGLGKVAERHGVGSDAIALAHVLRQPWADVVLVGAASVAQLESNLAACRVELTDQDINALKPLARDAATYWGERAELPWR; encoded by the coding sequence ATGATCCCAGCGCAACAACCGGTTCAGCGCATAGGACTCGGGCTCGCCGCGCTCGGCAGACCGGCCTACATCAACGTCGGTCGCACCGACGTGCTGCCCGTGCAGCGCACCGCGCAGGCGATGCGGGAACGCACCCGGACGGTGCTCGACGCCGCGTACGCCAACGGGATCCGCTGGGTGGACACGGCGCGTTCCTACGGCAGCGCCGAGCAGTTCCTCGCGGATTGGCTGCGCGAACGCGGCCACCAGGACGTCGCGGTGTCCAGCAAGTGGGGTTACGCCTACGTCGCGCAGTGGCGCATCGAGACCGAGGTGCACGAGGTCAAGGAACACTCGGTGGAACGCCTGCGTACCCAGTGGGCGGAAACCCGAACGCTGCTCGGCGACCGGATCGACCTCTACCAGGTGCATTCGCTGACCACCGGCAGCCCGCTGTTCGAGGATCTGGCGTTGCAGTACGAGCTGGCCCGGATCCGGGACGCCGGCGTGCAGCTGGGCTTTTCCACCAGCGGCGCCGCCCAGGGCGAAACCATCGAGCGCGCCTGGGAGATCGAGGTGGGCGGGCGGCAGCTGTTCGGTGCCGTGCAGTCCACTTGGAACACGCTGGAGCCGTCCGTGGGCCGGACCCTGGCCGAGGTGCACACCGGCGGCTGGCGGGTGCTGGTGAAGGAAACCCTGGCCAACGGGCGGCTCGCGGTGGATGCGCCGCCGGGGCTCGGCAAGGTCGCCGAACGGCACGGCGTGGGATCCGATGCCATCGCCCTCGCGCACGTCCTGCGCCAGCCCTGGGCCGACGTGGTGCTGGTCGGTGCCGCCAGCGTGGCGCAGCTGGAGTCGAACCTGGCGGCCTGCCGGGTGGAACTGACCGACCAGGACATCAACGCGCTCAAGCCCCTGGCTCGCGACGCCGCGACCTACTGGGGCGAGCGGGCCGAACTGCCCTGGCGCTGA
- the arc gene encoding proteasome ATPase, whose amino-acid sequence MQHDRPGSQPEEGGEQYSGGSAELRSQLRLLEDEVALLRRRLNESPQQVRLLEKRLAEASERVSQLTERNAKLTETLKEARSQLMALREEVDRLAQPPSGYGVFLQRFEDSTVDVFTSGRKMRVAVSPNVETEELRLGQSVRLNEALTVVEAGAFEQTGEVCTFRELLSSRAGESPRALVLGHTDEERVVWVTEPLADSGLKAGDSVLVDSKAGYAYDVVPKAEVEDLVLEEVPDVGYQDIGGLAGQIEQIRDAVELPFLHSDLYVEYQLRPPKGVLLYGPPGCGKTLIAKAVANSLAKQVAAARGDDDGQAKSYFLNIKGPELLNKFVGETERHIRLIFQRAREKASEGTPVIVFFDEMDSIFRTRGSGVSSDVETTIVPQLLSEIDGVEGLENVIVIGASNREDMIDPAILRPGRLDVKIKIERPDAESARDIFSKYLTKELPIHEEDLKEFGGDKRACVEAMIQTTVERMYAETEENRFLEVTYANGDKEVLYFKDFNSGAMIQNIVDRAKKAAIKSVLETRQPGLRVQHLQDAIIDEFAENEDLPNTTNPDDWARISGKKGERIVYIRTLVSGKNQESGRAIDTATNTGQYL is encoded by the coding sequence ATGCAGCACGACCGTCCCGGCAGCCAGCCTGAGGAGGGCGGCGAGCAGTACAGCGGTGGCTCCGCAGAACTCCGCAGCCAGCTTCGTCTCCTGGAAGATGAGGTGGCACTGCTTCGTCGCAGGCTTAACGAGTCTCCCCAACAGGTTCGGTTGCTGGAAAAGCGGCTGGCCGAGGCATCCGAGAGAGTGAGTCAGCTCACCGAACGGAACGCCAAACTCACCGAGACCCTGAAGGAAGCGCGGAGCCAGCTGATGGCGCTGCGCGAAGAAGTCGACCGACTCGCCCAGCCGCCCAGCGGCTACGGGGTGTTCCTGCAGCGCTTCGAGGACAGCACGGTCGACGTGTTCACGTCTGGTCGCAAGATGCGGGTGGCGGTATCGCCCAACGTCGAGACGGAGGAACTGAGACTGGGCCAGTCAGTGCGCCTCAACGAGGCCCTGACGGTGGTGGAGGCTGGTGCGTTCGAGCAAACCGGTGAGGTCTGCACCTTCCGGGAGCTCCTGTCCAGCCGTGCCGGGGAGAGCCCGCGTGCGCTGGTGCTGGGCCACACCGACGAGGAACGCGTGGTGTGGGTGACCGAACCACTGGCCGACTCCGGGCTGAAGGCCGGCGACTCGGTGCTGGTCGACAGCAAGGCGGGCTATGCCTACGACGTCGTGCCGAAGGCCGAGGTCGAAGACCTCGTGCTGGAGGAGGTGCCCGATGTCGGGTACCAGGACATCGGCGGGCTGGCCGGCCAGATCGAGCAGATCCGGGACGCGGTGGAGCTGCCGTTCCTGCACTCCGACCTGTATGTCGAGTACCAGCTGCGGCCGCCGAAGGGCGTGTTGCTGTACGGCCCGCCGGGCTGCGGCAAGACGCTGATCGCGAAGGCCGTCGCCAACTCGCTGGCCAAGCAGGTCGCCGCCGCCCGCGGGGACGACGATGGTCAGGCCAAGTCCTACTTCCTGAACATCAAGGGCCCCGAACTGCTCAACAAGTTCGTCGGCGAGACCGAGCGGCACATCCGGCTGATCTTCCAGCGGGCGCGGGAGAAGGCCTCCGAGGGCACCCCGGTGATCGTGTTCTTCGACGAGATGGACTCGATCTTCCGGACCCGCGGCAGCGGCGTGTCCTCCGACGTGGAAACCACCATCGTGCCGCAGCTGCTCAGCGAGATCGACGGTGTCGAAGGGCTGGAGAACGTCATCGTCATCGGCGCCTCCAACCGTGAGGACATGATCGACCCGGCGATCCTGCGGCCCGGCCGGCTGGACGTGAAGATCAAGATCGAGCGTCCGGACGCGGAATCGGCCAGGGACATCTTCTCCAAGTACCTGACCAAGGAACTGCCGATCCACGAGGAGGACCTCAAGGAGTTCGGCGGGGACAAGCGGGCCTGCGTGGAGGCGATGATCCAGACCACGGTCGAGCGGATGTACGCCGAGACCGAGGAGAACCGGTTCCTGGAGGTCACCTACGCCAACGGCGACAAGGAGGTCCTGTACTTCAAGGACTTCAACTCGGGCGCGATGATCCAGAACATCGTGGACCGGGCGAAGAAGGCGGCGATCAAGTCCGTGCTGGAGACCCGCCAGCCGGGCCTGCGGGTGCAGCACCTGCAGGACGCCATCATCGACGAGTTCGCCGAGAACGAGGACCTGCCCAACACCACCAACCCGGACGACTGGGCCCGCATCTCCGGCAAGAAGGGGGAGCGGATCGTCTACATCCGCACCCTGGTCAGCGGGAAGAACCAGGAATCCGGCCGGGCGATCGACACGGCCACCAACACCGGCCAATACCTGTAA
- a CDS encoding Rv0361 family membrane protein — MTYPPQQPGPGGWGQHPQQPMNSTGSGFQQQGPSGTPQQQPAWYGNQHTGWGQPGQEQPQQAPMAPQWGSEFGPGSWIQEPDGFADIEPAQQKKSKLPLILGLVGALVVLAGLGAGLFFWLNSGPGAARPVAEEVVTKVNDGDFDGVSGLFCQSNKAKLDKALDQLKHWKFNVRLGAVTERGDQATAKLTGTYEANGSSTPIDQTMGLVVENGSWKVCRLNQ, encoded by the coding sequence ATGACCTATCCGCCACAGCAACCTGGACCGGGCGGGTGGGGCCAGCACCCCCAGCAACCCATGAACAGCACGGGCAGCGGATTCCAGCAGCAGGGCCCGTCGGGAACCCCGCAGCAGCAGCCCGCCTGGTACGGCAACCAGCACACGGGCTGGGGTCAGCCGGGGCAGGAACAGCCGCAGCAGGCGCCGATGGCCCCGCAGTGGGGCAGCGAGTTCGGCCCCGGTTCCTGGATCCAGGAACCCGACGGCTTCGCCGACATCGAGCCCGCGCAGCAGAAGAAGTCCAAGCTGCCGCTGATCCTCGGCCTGGTCGGGGCGCTGGTCGTCCTCGCCGGACTCGGTGCCGGGCTGTTCTTCTGGCTCAACAGCGGCCCCGGCGCGGCGCGACCGGTGGCCGAGGAGGTCGTCACGAAGGTCAACGACGGCGACTTCGACGGCGTGAGCGGCCTGTTCTGCCAGTCCAACAAGGCGAAGCTGGACAAGGCGCTCGATCAGCTCAAGCACTGGAAGTTCAACGTCCGGCTCGGCGCCGTCACCGAGCGTGGCGACCAGGCCACCGCGAAGTTGACCGGAACCTACGAGGCCAACGGATCATCCACGCCCATCGACCAGACCATGGGCCTGGTGGTCGAGAACGGCTCCTGGAAGGTCTGCCGGCTCAACCAGTGA
- a CDS encoding Rv0361 family membrane protein — MTYPPQPPGQGGWGQQPGGQYPPSGQYPPSGPQPGGAYPPSGGQPQQGYGGQPQGYGGQGFGGQPQQGFGGQPGGAYPQSGPQPQQGYGQQPPYPPQGDPYGQPGFGAEPPKKSPLPWILGGVGGVVAIGLVITLVLIFTGGSSPQSVAQEYVDKLNAKDFAGLEPLFCEKNKEMAKAIADPAAGFEQRGASAQDAKDAVDSMRIKVTLGPVEQQGEDKATAQIKGEMTLSARGKSATIPMDQKQKLIVEDGEWRLCSDGGL; from the coding sequence GTGACGTACCCACCGCAGCCGCCCGGCCAAGGTGGTTGGGGCCAGCAGCCGGGCGGGCAGTATCCGCCCAGCGGGCAGTATCCGCCCAGCGGCCCGCAGCCCGGCGGCGCCTACCCACCCAGCGGCGGCCAGCCCCAGCAGGGCTACGGCGGCCAGCCGCAGGGCTATGGCGGTCAGGGCTTCGGCGGCCAGCCGCAGCAAGGCTTCGGCGGCCAGCCCGGCGGTGCCTACCCGCAGAGCGGGCCGCAGCCGCAGCAGGGCTACGGCCAGCAGCCGCCGTACCCGCCGCAAGGCGACCCCTACGGCCAGCCGGGCTTCGGTGCCGAGCCGCCGAAGAAGTCCCCGCTGCCGTGGATCCTCGGCGGCGTCGGTGGTGTCGTCGCGATCGGCCTGGTCATCACCCTGGTCCTGATCTTCACCGGCGGCAGCTCCCCGCAATCGGTCGCCCAGGAATACGTCGACAAGCTCAATGCCAAGGACTTCGCCGGCCTCGAACCGCTGTTCTGCGAGAAGAACAAGGAGATGGCGAAGGCGATCGCCGACCCGGCCGCCGGCTTCGAACAGCGGGGGGCATCGGCGCAGGATGCGAAAGATGCCGTCGACTCCATGCGGATCAAGGTGACGCTCGGCCCGGTGGAACAGCAGGGCGAAGACAAGGCGACCGCACAGATCAAGGGCGAAATGACGTTGAGTGCCCGAGGCAAGTCGGCGACCATCCCGATGGACCAGAAACAGAAGCTGATCGTCGAGGACGGCGAATGGCGACTTTGCAGCGATGGCGGTCTCTGA
- a CDS encoding tRNA (adenine-N1)-methyltransferase: MSSTVSGEFRPGDRVQLTDPKGRKYTVVLERGGEYHTHRGALAHDDLIGRPEGSVVTSAGGTSFLALRPLLADYVLSMPRGAQVIYPKDAAQILMWGDIRPGARVLEAGAGSGALSCSLLRAVGPEGSVTSFEVREDHAEHAERNVQRFFGEKPDNWTLRLGDVQEYDGEPVDRVVLDMLAPWDVLDKVHGKLLPGGVLVVYVATTTQLSRITEAIREQHNWTEPQAWETLLRPWHVVGMAVRPEHRMVAHTAFLLTTRRLADGVTPPRVQRRPSKG, translated from the coding sequence TTGAGCAGCACCGTCAGCGGTGAGTTCCGGCCCGGCGACCGGGTCCAGTTGACCGACCCCAAGGGGCGCAAGTACACGGTCGTCCTGGAGCGCGGCGGGGAGTACCACACGCACCGCGGTGCGCTGGCGCACGACGACCTGATCGGCAGGCCGGAGGGGTCGGTGGTGACCTCGGCCGGTGGCACGTCGTTCCTCGCGCTGCGCCCGCTGCTGGCCGACTACGTGCTGTCCATGCCGCGCGGCGCCCAGGTCATCTACCCCAAGGACGCGGCGCAGATCCTGATGTGGGGCGACATCCGGCCCGGCGCGCGGGTGCTGGAGGCGGGGGCCGGATCGGGCGCGCTCAGCTGCTCCCTGCTGCGCGCGGTCGGCCCCGAGGGCAGCGTCACGTCATTCGAGGTGCGCGAGGACCATGCGGAGCACGCCGAGCGCAACGTGCAGCGCTTCTTCGGCGAGAAACCGGACAACTGGACGCTGCGCCTGGGGGATGTTCAGGAGTACGACGGCGAGCCGGTCGACCGGGTGGTGCTCGACATGCTCGCCCCGTGGGACGTGCTCGACAAGGTCCACGGCAAGCTGCTCCCGGGCGGCGTCCTGGTGGTCTACGTGGCGACGACGACCCAGCTGTCCCGGATCACCGAAGCGATCCGCGAACAGCACAACTGGACCGAGCCCCAAGCCTGGGAGACCCTGCTGCGCCCGTGGCACGTCGTGGGCATGGCGGTCCGCCCGGAACACCGGATGGTCGCCCACACCGCGTTCCTGCTGACCACCCGCCGACTAGCGGACGGCGTGACCCCACCCCGAGTCCAACGCCGCCCCAGCAAGGGCTGA
- a CDS encoding site-2 protease family protein, with protein MPPPESPPTRPKLNEGGLLLCRVAGVPVLLSSSWWLGAALIVLLYTPLVGRILPGAGIWESAVLAAVFTVLLAVSVLLHELGHCIVALRLGLPVRRVRLFLLGGLSEIGRTPPRPTQEGLIAAAGPAVSMVLALVTGIGWLVLVPDGAVWLLVAQTCVANLAVAVFNLLPGLPLDGGRMLRALIWWITGKRGTGTTAGVIGAGAVAAGLIAWALIGLLNNAQDQWLRLGVCVLMAWFVVAGASAEHAAEQRKRWPAGLALHDLVRPVLQLPAESPVGDALLAAAGRGVVLVRADGIAVGLLDQTAAERLATRAPNEPAERAAEPVDPDTILLDSETPDAILERVQSVLAWQFLVIDGEGRPSGVLRREDLRGALRSRRG; from the coding sequence ATGCCGCCGCCCGAGTCTCCGCCTACCCGGCCCAAGCTCAACGAAGGCGGCCTGCTGCTGTGCCGGGTCGCCGGAGTTCCGGTGCTGCTTTCGTCGTCGTGGTGGCTCGGCGCCGCGTTGATCGTGCTGCTCTACACGCCGCTGGTGGGCCGGATCCTGCCGGGCGCCGGCATCTGGGAAAGCGCGGTCCTGGCGGCGGTGTTCACCGTGCTGCTGGCGGTTTCGGTGCTGTTGCACGAACTCGGGCATTGCATTGTCGCGCTGCGGCTGGGGCTGCCCGTGCGGCGTGTGCGCCTGTTCCTGCTCGGCGGGCTCTCGGAGATCGGCCGGACCCCGCCGAGACCCACCCAGGAGGGCCTGATCGCGGCGGCCGGCCCGGCCGTGTCGATGGTGCTCGCGCTGGTCACCGGCATCGGATGGTTGGTGCTGGTGCCGGACGGCGCGGTCTGGTTGCTGGTCGCGCAGACCTGCGTGGCGAACCTGGCCGTGGCGGTGTTCAACCTGCTGCCGGGGCTGCCGCTGGATGGCGGCCGGATGCTGCGGGCGCTGATCTGGTGGATCACCGGCAAACGCGGGACCGGCACCACGGCGGGCGTGATCGGCGCGGGAGCCGTCGCCGCCGGCCTGATCGCCTGGGCGCTGATCGGGCTGCTCAACAATGCTCAGGACCAGTGGCTGCGGCTGGGCGTGTGCGTGCTGATGGCGTGGTTCGTGGTGGCCGGTGCGAGCGCGGAACACGCCGCCGAGCAGCGCAAGCGCTGGCCGGCCGGACTGGCGCTGCACGACCTGGTGCGCCCGGTGCTGCAACTTCCCGCGGAAAGCCCGGTGGGCGATGCGCTGCTGGCCGCGGCGGGCCGAGGTGTAGTGCTGGTGCGCGCCGACGGCATCGCGGTGGGGCTGTTGGACCAGACCGCCGCGGAGCGGCTGGCGACCCGTGCGCCGAACGAACCGGCCGAGCGGGCCGCGGAACCGGTCGACCCGGACACCATCCTGCTCGACAGCGAGACCCCGGACGCGATCCTGGAACGGGTGCAGTCGGTGCTGGCTTGGCAGTTCCTGGTGATCGACGGCGAGGGCCGACCGAGTGGCGTGCTGCGCCGGGAGGACCTGCGCGGCGCGCTGCGCTCGCGCCGTGGGTGA
- a CDS encoding RecB family exonuclease, translating into MAEPAQAVTGGALRDDGIRRPALSPSRASDFKQCPLLYRFRAVDRLPETPSKAQVRGTVVHSVLERLFGLPMAERDPARARALLAPAWEDLLARQPELGELFDGPKDPELTGWLESANTLLDAYFELEDPRRLEPDACELRVETELESGVLLRGFIDRVDVAPTGEIRLVDYKTGAAPREIGEAKAMFQMKFYALVLWRTRGEIPRQLLLMYLASKQSLAYTPDETELRRFERTLEAIWQAILKAGKTGDFRPNPSRLCDYCDHKELCPAFGGTPPPYPGWPEPDPGPESVLDRTD; encoded by the coding sequence ATGGCGGAACCGGCGCAGGCAGTAACAGGCGGGGCACTTCGGGACGACGGGATCAGGCGTCCCGCGCTGTCCCCCTCCCGCGCGAGCGACTTCAAGCAGTGCCCCCTGCTCTACCGGTTCCGCGCGGTGGACCGGCTGCCGGAGACGCCGAGCAAGGCGCAGGTGCGCGGCACGGTGGTGCACTCGGTGCTGGAACGGCTGTTCGGGCTGCCGATGGCCGAGCGTGATCCGGCGCGGGCCCGGGCGCTGCTCGCCCCGGCCTGGGAGGATCTGCTCGCCCGGCAGCCCGAGCTGGGCGAGCTGTTCGACGGGCCCAAGGACCCCGAGCTGACGGGCTGGCTGGAATCGGCGAACACGCTGCTGGACGCCTACTTCGAGCTGGAGGATCCGCGACGGCTGGAACCGGATGCCTGCGAACTCCGGGTGGAGACCGAGCTGGAGTCCGGGGTGCTGTTGCGCGGGTTCATCGACCGGGTCGACGTGGCCCCGACCGGCGAGATCCGGCTGGTCGACTACAAGACCGGTGCCGCGCCGCGGGAGATCGGCGAGGCCAAGGCGATGTTCCAGATGAAGTTCTACGCCCTGGTGCTGTGGCGCACCCGGGGTGAGATCCCCCGCCAGCTGCTGCTGATGTACCTGGCCAGCAAGCAATCACTGGCCTACACGCCGGACGAGACCGAGCTGCGCCGCTTCGAGCGCACCCTGGAGGCGATCTGGCAGGCGATCCTGAAAGCCGGCAAGACCGGGGACTTCCGCCCGAACCCCAGCCGCCTGTGCGACTACTGCGACCACAAGGAGCTCTGCCCCGCCTTCGGCGGCACACCGCCGCCCTACCCGGGTTGGCCGGAACCGGACCCCGGGCCCGAATCGGTCCTCGACCGCACCGACTGA